Proteins encoded by one window of Yamadazyma tenuis chromosome 2, complete sequence:
- a CDS encoding uncharacterized protein (EggNog:ENOG503P66V; COG:S), translated as MGFEIVDLGIAASVFLGLYLCFFGLAVYAITQKGFKSVYSWFFFYGIVRTGGQVSGVGFAIAGETHYQWLIAYMVMSVEGYFALVMASLYILCIEQKRVWGVSPLETPFITIRGAKRSYKSLFHLILVPGNALLIAGGCMLTGLTVQQLANNHSKIVTSRALRTTGQAIFLVQSLSVSALSIHSYFFKNLRSVSMKMLLVIIPFITMRGVYGLVSIYIDKMDYFLISNYISIANHKDMTIYEYTLGTSMEFISAFVMVNTVWFSKGPINEDTGGLSDGDSKV; from the coding sequence ATGGGTTTTGAAATTGTCGATTTAGGAATTGCTGCCAGTGTATTCTTGGGTCTTTACCTTTGCTTCTTCGGACTTGCAGTTTATGCCATAACCCAAAAAGGGTTCAAAAGTGTTTACCTGTGGTTCTTTTTCTATGGAATTGTTCGAACTGGAGGCCAAGTTTCAGGAGTGGGTTTCGCCATTGCTGGAGAGACCCACTATCAATGGTTGATTGCTTATATGGTTATGTCTGTTGAAGGGTATTTTGCCTTGGTGATGGCTTCCCTCTACATCTTATGCATCGAGCAGAAGAGGGTATGGGGAGTATCTCCTTTAGAAACTCCCTTTATTACTATACGTGGTGCTAAGAGATCCTATAAGTCATTGTTCCACCTTATTTTGGTTCCAGGAAATGCACTTTTGATCGCCGGTGGGTGTATGCTTACAGGATTAACAGTCCAACAGTTGGCCAATAACCATTCTAAAATCGTTACTTCCAGGGCTTTGAGAACCACCGGTCAAGCTATCTTTTTGGTGCAGTCTCTCAGCGTATCGGCATTGAGTATCCACAGctatttcttcaagaacttgagaaGTGTCTCTATGAAGATGTTGTTAGTCATCATCCCATTCATCACCATGAGAGGTGTGTACGGGTTGGTATCCATCTACATTGATAAAATGGATTACTTCCTCATCTCCAACTACATCAGCATAGCCAACCACAAAGATATGACCATTTATGAGTATACATTGGGAACTAGTATGGAGTTCATCTCAGCCTTCGTTATGGTGAACACTGTTTGGTTCAGCAAGGGCCCAATAAACGAGGACACTGGAGGGCTCAGCGACGGAGATTCCAAGGTCTGA
- the RPA34 gene encoding DNA-directed RNA polymerase I subunit (EggNog:ENOG503P3Z2; COG:K) has protein sequence MSYKSDKYVNSDSSDSEEEYVYEPSKHFRPFVPAPVSSSDFGDKQVWLLKHPKNFKFKVSKLPINFKTSKSKLSQGSSSYDIVESSSDNIDGEDEYSKYQIFINKQNGKFTGSDLKITKFYSINEVVDIPEIDWEAVKKPRTDVPKVENLRMRHFPTGYEASDFVQDTDVRVPATLKSESSSKTEKKEKKEKKEKKHKKDKKEKREK, from the coding sequence ATGCTGTACAAGTCCGACAAATACGTCAACTCCGACTCCCTGGACTCTGAGGAGGAGTATGTGTACGAGCCTTCAAAACACTTCAGGCCATTCGTGCCAGCCCCAGTTTCCTCTTCGGATTTTGGTGACAAACAGGTGTGGTTACTCAAGCACcccaagaacttcaagttcaaagtATCCAAGTTACCCATAAACTTCAAGACATCCAAGAGCAAATTGAGTCAGGGAAGCTCCTCTTATGATATTGTGGAGCTGTCGAGTGACAACATcgatggtgaagatgaatatAGCAAGTACCAGATCTTCATAAATAAGCAGAATGGAAAATTCACTGGATCAGATTTGAAAATCACAAAATTCTATAGCATAAACgaggtggtggatatcCCCGAAATAGACTGGGAGGCTGTCAAGAAGCCTAGAACCGATGTGCCTAAGGTGGAGAATTTAAGAATGAGACACTTTCCTACTGGGTACGAAGCTTCAGATTTCGTTCAGGACACTGATGTGAGGGTTCCGGCCACTTTGAAACTGGAGTCCAGCTCTAAGACcgaaaagaaagagaagaaagagaagaaagagaagaaacacaaaaaagacaagaaagagaaaagagaGAAGTGA
- a CDS encoding uncharacterized protein (COG:H; EggNog:ENOG503P2Q6) yields the protein MDKLLKYSICDISDALVKYGVKDGGFLPNLTMQSSVNSTVIGKAYTVLYAPKSDPRPEVSASYIDQLPANSVLIMGLPPSLQMVNAPYTKVNNALYGGLMSTRASYLKCRGSIILGRVRDLDEHNALEYPVWSYAVGSSAPGPVLKVVGINVPIEVKVHSIDNEYDIKVVEPNDILMGDNSGIVIIKESLLADVVGYVPKRVEADQNVANDIKNGRPAKEAQKYWRSKI from the coding sequence ATGGATAAGCTCCTTAAGTACAGTATTTGTGATATTTCGGATGCATTGGTGAAGTATGGGGTCAAAGATGGAGGCTTCTTGCCCAATTTAACAATGCAAAGTTCTGTGAACTCCACGGTCATAGGGAAAGCCTACACCGTATTATATGCTCCCAAGTCTGATCCAAGGCCGGAGGTTTCCGCCAGTTACATTGACCAGTTGCCTGCCAACAGCGTATTGATAATGGGCCTTCCTCCTAGTCTCCAGATGGTCAATGCTCCTTACACCAAGGTGAATAATGCCTTGTATGGGGGTCTAATGTCTACCAGAGCACTGTATTTGAAGTGCCGGGGCTCAATAATTTTAGGAAGAGTAAGAGACTTGGATGAGCACAATGCGTTGGAGTATCCAGTTTGGTCCTACGCTGTAGGCTCATCAGCTCCAGGTCCAGTTTTGAAAGTAGTGGGAATTAACGTTCCTATTGAGGTGAAAGTTCACTCAATAGACAATGAATACGACATTAAAGTGGTTGAGCCTAACGATATCTTGATGGGTGATAACAGTGGTATAGTTATAATCAAGGAGAGCTTGTTGGCAGATGTGGTGGGGTATGTTCCAAAAAGAGTGGAAGCGGACCAAAACGTTGctaatgatatcaagaatggTAGACCGGCCAAGGAGGCCCAGAAATACTGGAGACTGAAAATCTGA
- a CDS encoding uncharacterized protein (EggNog:ENOG503NVYZ; COG:S): protein MTMDINQLRISIIGNIDVKYKLANDERFIKEIVTELSKSLSTPENLIDGLTVIKFLAKFDHKVLQYDAFKQLNSILIEIIDQFTVYMIYHNKNKSVFELTKSNYEAVSLCIELLNILSIKQPSFKLSRFVLVLLEINYESSLTLPQSYTTSLITQCVDLIPIISNPQLEPLLITKLISRINFEISSTKPLSLKFIYKLVLNLNYILSYESIHKYNLELLDSTKLGLSNLIKFDNELLNLNIINLLFLFEKDLQPKNYQVQAYVSYDESVNYVNKLIELIEINQYSINPFKTLSNLIIKNDNLVSELIKFKIDLKLINYLKVNLKTFKLNKLIEINLSDILLLISLLTHNQEEFRVRFVNKFNFKHLLNKLCIDYRTFLIRFAKKASNNELSPNDTLFKFINHKIFTNCFNMIRSLSRSIILLRTFFIDLNIVDILIDILALLEGLRIKSENKSIVLSIFANLILDFSSFRYNLINNEKFLNTLLKVNENNQAIDEGDAIYKEQLNLIFLQILKNLMYNENEENKIKLIESHFSLTLLLKFIRYDRTEDGTELHSLRLKQKLASFDIVRNLSSNSNYFNSHLSEFFSSHLDMSWYHLLTLNIVNLSNFDRNLTRLTHDNLLKLIHNSDYVNLILSINYIENHKILTINDLHLNKNFLGLWLVFLNLSPFNKTDINASKAQMFKFYSNLNAIKMSILWILLNLTWQDKKFDIILFNDSTELTLETSDDTDLIGDFKEHIFNGNSTSAPSETVNLSDIVTRVTFLKDFGFVSSVKRLKNSLTTQSIMAHSKEDGFMINDLIEKTSSVLHQVDCVLNGKPNRPSHIQDLKRYSAYGAPEPPKFIHTTFHPVNRGGEGFGYDSDDYVDAEDIQVQDAEEDEPADHNETRDEDEDDDVDGVDDVDDLWVRTTPIDEVVMTSGSSGSGADDDKPSSSQSKRSKHLDKDTTTKGKYTLNDFQILRTLGTGSFGRVHLARSIHNGRFYAMKTLKKERVVNMKQVEHTNDERRMLKLAQHPFIIRMWGTFQDCHNLFMIMDYIEGGELFSLLRKSQRFPIPVAKFYAAEVFLAIEYLHDLDIIYRDLKPENILLDKNGHIKLTDFGFAKEVIDVTYTLCGTPDYIAPEVVATKPYNKSVDWWSFGILIFEMLTGYTPFYDPTPMKTYENILNGTINYPDYLPPDILDLLQKLIVKDLTLRLGNLQNGSDDVKNHPWFKEVIWERLLSRDIETPYEPPITSGVGDTSQFDRYPEDKDLDYGISGVPDPYGDMFNDF from the exons ATGACCATGGATATCAACCAACTTCGAATTTCCATCATCGGCAACATAGACGTCAAGTACAAGTTGGCAAACGATGAAAGGTTTATAAAAGAGATAGTGACAGAGTTATCCAAAAGTCTTCTGACTCCAGAAAACCTTATTGATGGTCTTACTGTCATTAAgttcttggccaagtttGATCATAAGGTCTTGCAGTATGATGCGTTTAAACAGTTAAACTCAATCCTAATTGAAATTATTGATCAATTCACGGTTTATATGATCTATcacaacaagaacaaatcGGTTTTCGAATTGACAAAGTCCAACTACGAAGCGGTCAGCTTATGTATTGAGTTATTGAACATTTTGTCTATTAAACAGCCAAGTTTCAAATTGTCACGGTTTgttttggtgttgttggaaattAATTACGAATCCAGCTTAACTTTGCCTCAATCATATACTACTAGTTTGATCACCCAATGTGTTGATTTGATTCCCATAATCTCGAACCCTCAATTAGAGCCTTTGCTTATCACAAAATTAATAAGCAGaatcaactttgaaatAAGCTCTACCAAACCGTTAAGCTTGAAATTCATCTACAAGTTagtgttgaatttgaactACATTTTGAGCTATGAGCTGATTCACAAATACAACCTTGAACTCCTCGACTCAACAAAATTGGGGTTGTCtaatttgatcaaattcgATAATgagcttttgaacttgaacattaTCAACTTATTGTTCTTGTTCGAAAAGGATCTTCAACCTAAAAATTATCAGGTCCAAGCTTATGTGTCTTACGATGAAAGTGTCAATTATGTCAATAAGCTCATTGAACttattgaaatcaaccaatATTCGATCAACCCATTCAAAACACTATCGAACTTGATCATTAAGAACGATAACTTGGTTTctgaattgatcaaattcaagatCGATTTGAAGCTCATCAACTATTTGAAGGTCAACCTAAAGactttcaaattgaacaagttgatagAAATAAACTTATCAGATATTTTATTACTCATTAGTTTGTTGACCCAtaaccaagaagaatttcGGGTCAGGTTCGtgaacaaattcaactttaagcatttgttgaataaaTTGTGCATAGACTACCGAACTTTTCTTATTCGATTTGCGAAGAAAGCATCCAACAATGAGTTGAGTCCTAATGATACACTATTCAAGTTTATTAACCATAAGATTTTTACAAACTGTTTCAATATGATTAGATCTCTCTCCAGGTCTATAATTTTATTAAGAACCTTCTTCATTGACTTAAATATTGTGGATATCTTGATTGATATTTTGGCGTTGTTGGAAGGCTTAAGGATTAAATCTGAGAATAAGTCCATTGTTTTAAGTATATTTGCtaacttgatcttggatttCAGCTCCTTCCGTTACAACTTAATCAacaatgaaaaatttttgaatacattgttgaaggtcAACGAAAACAATCAGGcaattgatgaaggtgatgcTATCTACAAAGAACAACTTAACCTCATATTCCTTCaaattttgaagaatttgatgtACAAcgaaaatgaagaaaacaaaatcaaactCATCGAATCTCATTTCTCATTGACCTTATTGTTAAAATTTATAAGATATGATAGGACTGAAGATGGGACTGAACTACACAGCTTGAGATTGAAACAGAAGTTGGCGAGCTTTGATATCGTCCGGAACTTATCATCAAACTCCAATTACTTTAATAGTCATTTATCAGAGTTCTTTAGCTCCCACTTGGATATGAGCTGGTATCATTTATTAACCTTGAATATCGTCAACTTGTCAAATTTCGACAGAAACTTGACACGACTCACTCATGATAATCTCCTCAAGCTCATTCACAATAGTGACTACGTTAATCTAATTCTTTCCATCAACTACATTGAAAACCACAAGATTTTGACCATCAATGATCTtcacttgaacaaaaactttttAGGTTTATGGCTTgtgtttttgaatttgtctCCATTCAATAAAACCGATATCAATGCCAGCAAGGCCCAGATGTTCAAATTCTATTCTAATCTAAATGCCATCAAAATGAGTATCCTCTGGATCTTATTGAATCTTACCTGGCAAGATAAAAAGTTCGATATCATATTGTTCAACGACTCCACTGAGTTGACCCTTGAAACCTCGGACGATACCGATTTGATCGGTGACTTCAAAGAGCATATTTTCAATGGGAACTCGACATCTGCCCCCTCGGAAACAGTAAATCTCAGTGACATCGTCACCAGGGTAACgtttttgaaagatttcGGATTTGTGAGCTCGGTTAAAAGGCTCAAGAACTCGCTCACCACTCAGTCAATCATGGCCCACCTGAAAGAAGACGGGTTTATGATAAACGATCTCATCGAGAAGACTAGTTCGGTGTTGCACCAAGTAGATTGTGTGCTTAATGGAAAACCAAACCGCCCATCCCATATTCAAGACCTCAAACGATACAGTGCCTATGGTGCTCCTGAGCCTCCAAAATTTATCCACACGACGTTCCACCCTGTTAAccgtggtggtgaaggatTTGGCTACGACTCGGACGATTATGTCGATGCGGAGGATATTCAGGTTCAGGATGCCGAAGAGGACGAACCTGCTGATCACAATGAGACCcgtgatgaagatgaagatgacgatgtGGACGGAGTTGACGATGTGGATGATCTTTGGGTTCG TACAACACCCATAGATGAAGTCGTGATGACTAGTGGCTCGAGTGGCAGTGGAGCCGATGATGATAAACCATCTTCCTCCCAGTCCAAACGGTCTAAGCATTTGGATAAAgataccaccaccaagggCAAGTACACGCTAAACGATTTCCAGATACTTAGAACCCTTGGAACAGGTTCTTTCGGTCGAGTCCATTTGGCCCGGTCCATTCACAATGGGAGGTTCTATGCCATGAAGacgttgaagaaagaacGAGTGGTAAATATGAAGCAAGTAGAACACACAAATGATGAAAGAAGaatgttgaagttggcccAGCACCCCTTCATAATACGTATGTGGGGCACCTTCCAAGACTGCCATAATTTGTTCATGATTATGGATTATATCGAAGGAGGAGAGTTGTTTTCGCTATTGAGAAAGTCCCAAAGGTTCCCCATTCCAGTGGCTAAGTTCTATGCCGCTGAAGTGTTCTTGGCCATAGAGTATCTACACGATTTGGATATCATCTATCGAGATTTGAAACCAGAAAACATTCTTTTGGATAAAAATGGACATATTAAACTAACGGATTTTGGCTTTGCTAAAGAGGTGATCGATGTAACCTACACCTTATGTGGGACTCCTGACTATATAGCCCCCGAGGTGGTGGCAACAAAGCCCTACAATAAGTCGGTGGACTGGTGGTCATTTGGGATCTTGATATTTGAGATGTTAACTGGGTATACCCCTTTTTACGACCCGACGCCCATGAAAACTTACGAGAACATTTTGAATGGCACAATAAACTATCCCGACTATTTACCACCTGATATTTTGGATTTGCTCCAGAAGTTGATTGTGAAGGACTTGACGTTACGGTTGGGAAACCTCCAAAACGGTAGTGATGACGTAAAAAACCATCCATGGTTCAAAGAAGTGATTTGGGAAAGGCTATTGAGTCGAGACATAGAAACCCCATATGAACCTCCTATAACTAGTGGTGTGGGAGACACATCGCAGTTTGACCGGTACCCTGAAGacaaagatcttgattaTGGGATTTCAGGAGTGCCGGATCCATATGGTGATATGTTTAACGATTTCTAA
- the CLA4 gene encoding Protein kinase (COG:T; EggNog:ENOG503NVDQ), whose product MTTIYTSDIKHHRRAPPPPSQATEREIKLSINSSSKRQSGWVHIKDDGIFTSFRWNKRFMVINDKTLNFYKSDNTLNVSPDLSFPLNLIHSINLKNNTGYTKNSYSFEIIPKNNNNKPILISIKHNNDYLDWLDAFSTKCPYINVNSSSSSSSVVENLGSLNIGESSSNQVSNPINFTHKVHVGFDPASGNFTGLPETWKSLLQHSKITNEDWKKDPVAVIEVLEFYSDINGSNANTPINSPYLNHLKGPGTSSFANLTQPPKNFKPTRQAPKPPVPYHLSKGNETAGGAGTTATVSPLNNLLNNSGSSTNINNPTLAPIRRAPPPPREKVGQLPLGSSSVVPKQQPPTLPGATKPSQFNVKNPPPQVQVQPSQKQSQQKSHYVTKPVSPESQMQKPAPSDYPHKAHAQQETVLESNETKPLQIKPKQKSAKQLKREKERLNEMQILAKLKTVVNSNDPTPLFKIIEKAGQGASGSVYLAEMVSNQQKVAIKQMDLNVQPRKELIINEILVMKDSQHKNIVNFLDSYLRSSNDLWVIMEYMEGGSLTEIIDNNENKLTELQISVICRETLLGLQHLHKKHIIHRDIKSDNVLLDSRGNVKITDFGFCAKLTDQRNKRATMVGTPYWMAPEVVKQKEYDAKVDVWSLGIMTIEMIEGEPPYLNEEQLKALYLIATNGTPKLKHPEFLSTSIKKFLSICLCVDVRYRATTDELVKHSFVNNNGTVEDLAPLLAWKTRI is encoded by the coding sequence ATGACTACAATCTACACCTCCGATATCAAGCATCATAGAAGAGCACCTCCACCGCCTTCTCAAGCCACTGAAAGAGAAATTAAATTAAGCATCAACTCCAGTAGTAAGAGACAAAGTGGATGGGTTCATATTAAAGATGATGGGATCTTTACGTCTTTCCGGTGGAATAAACGATTTATGGTTATCAATGATAAGACGTTGAACTTTTATAAGTCTGATAACACCCTTAATGTGCTGCCAGATTTATCGTTCCCTCTTAATTTAATTCATTCCATTAACCTAAAGAATAACACCGGCTATACCAAAAACTCCTACagttttgaaatcattcCCAAGAATAATAACAACAAGCCTATCCTCATTTCCATCAAACATAATAACGACTACTTAGATTGGTTGGATGcattttccaccaaatgcCCTTATATAAATGTCAACTCGTCGTCTAGCTCGTCAAGTGTAGTGGAAAATTTGGGCAGCTTGAATATTGGGGAGTCCTCGTCCAACCAGGTGTCTAACCCCATCAACTTCACACATAAGGTTCACGTTGGGTTTGATCCAGCCTCGGGAAACTTCACAGGTTTGCCAGAAACATGGAAAAGTTTGTTACAACattccaaaatcaccaacgaAGATTGGAAAAAAGACCCGGTGGCTGTCATCGAAGTATTGGAGTTCTATTCCGACATAAATGGATCCAATGCAAATACCCCGATCAATTCCCCGTATCTAAACCACCTTAAGGGACCTGGAACTAGCAGCTTTGCTAACTTGACCCAACCTCCGAAGAACTTTAAGCCCACCAGGCAGGCACCCAAACCACCTGTGCCGTACCATTTGTCTAAGGGTAACGAGACCGCAGGTGGTGCTGGTACTACGGCTACGGTTTCACCTTTGAACAAtcttttgaacaattcaGGCTCAAGCACCAATATCAATAATCCTACGTTGGCTCCTATCAGAAGGGCCCCCCCTCCACCTAGAGAGAAGGTGGGCCAGTTGCCTTTGGGTTCCTCTTCGGTTGTTCCTAAGCAACAGCCTCCTACTTTACCAGGTGCCACTAAACCCAGCCAGTTCAATGTAAAGAACCCTCCAcctcaagtccaagtacaaCCTCTGCAAAAGCAGCTGCAACAAAAAAGCCACTATGTCACCAAACCTGTGTCTCCAGAGTCTCAAATGCAGAAGCCGGCACCTTCAGACTATCCTCACAAGGCCCATGCTCAGCAAGAGACTGTTTTGGAAAGTAACGAAACCAAACCGCTTCAGATCAAGCCTAAGCAGAAATCTGCTAAGCAGTTAAAGCGTGAAAAGGAAAGGCTCAATGAGATGCAAATTCtcgccaagttgaagacgGTGGTGAACAGTAACGATCCAACCCCATTGTTtaaaatcattgaaaaagctgGACAAGGAGCTTCTGGATCGGTGTACTTGGCCGAGATGGTATCCAACCAGCAAAAAGTGGCCATTAAGCAGATGGACTTGAATGTGCAACCACGGAAAGAATTGATTATCAACGAaattttggtgatgaaggACAGTCAACACAAAAACATtgtgaacttcttggactcCTACTTGAGATCCAGCAATGACTTATGGGTTATCATGGAATACATGGAAGGAGGATCTTTGACAGAAATCATCGATAACAACGAAAACAAACTCACAGAATTGCAAATTTCTGTGATTTGTCGAGAAACTTTGTTGGGATTGCAGCACTTGCACAAGAAACATATTATTCACAGAGATATCAAGAGTGATAACGTCTTATTGGACTCCAGGGGAAATGTTAAGATCACTGACTTCGGCTTCTGCGCAAAGTTGACCGATCAGCGTAACAAGAGAGCAACCATGGTGGGAACTCCATACTGGATGGCTCCCGAAGTGGTTAAGCAAAAAGAGTATGATGCCAAGGTTGATGTGTGGTCCCTAGGAATCATGACTATTGAAATGATTGAAGGGGAGCCACCAtacttgaatgaagaaCAATTGAAAGCTCTTTACTTGATTGCAACAAATGGAACTCCCAAATTGAAACATCCCGAGTTCTTATCGACCCTGATCAAAAAATTTTTGAGTATCTGCTTGTGTGTTGATGTAAGATACAGAGCCACCACTGATGAGTTGGTCAAGCACAGTTTTGTCAACAATAACGGTAcagttgaagatttggcTCCGTTGTTGGCGTGGAAAACCAGAATCTGA
- the sge1 gene encoding Global transcription regulator sge1 (EggNog:ENOG503NY1J; COG:G,T) codes for MSSTKLSPSYFGYVGSTKDALLIIQATLNRQLGLIPRRPHERERSDLIRSGNVFIFIEEHSGIKRWTDGISWSPSRILGRFLVYRELDKDSLQDDKKFKNRKRKSSLTSEDIDSISPLVGSQHGFKDHGLIKKTLSINTTLKELNLSHDNTTKQTIHLISYYSATDVTSRKLLRPSESDLKNVHINGHLWSAIKESNLGGKITIEDEAHYFLDNNYQLSNMSMPMGTNATNNNKYSAPPPPPPPVYYQKNNFMLSVPSNYDYYGSNTPVTNSSVSGGSSTSSTSSAATSQGISEHAKFDSSNSQYYPLPQGFGADTGAKRLKMYENDLHPHHDEHYVYNT; via the exons ATGAGCAGTACAAAATTATCCCCTTCATACTTTGGATACGTGGGATCTACAAAGGACGCCTTGTTGATCATTCAGGCCACACTTAACCGTCAACTTGGATTGATTCCCAGGCGGCCACATGAACGGGAGCGGTCAGATTTGATTCGTAGTGGAAacgtcttcatctttatTGAAGAGCACAGTGGAATCAAGCGGTGGACCGACGGTATTAGCTGGTCCCCCAGCCGGATTCTTGGTCGCTTTCTCGTGTACCGGGAATTGGACAAAGATAGCTTGCAAGATGATAAGAAGTTTAAGAATAGGAAACGTAAACTGAGTTTAACCAGTGAAGACATCGATAGCATAAGTCCATTGGTGGGAAGCCAGCACGGATTCAAGGATCATGGACTTATCAAGAAGACTTTGAGTATCAATACTACCCTCAAAGAGCTCAACCTAAGTCATGATAATACCACTAAACAAACCATCCATTTGATCAGCTACTACTCTGCTACAGATGTGACAAGTAGGAAGCTCTTGAGGCCCTCAGAGagtgacttgaagaacGTGCATATCAATGGTCACCTCTGGTCTGCCATAAAGGAGAGTAATCTTGGAGGAAAGAtcaccattgaagatgaagccCATTACTTTTTGGACAACAACTATCAGCTCCTGAATATGTCGATGCCAATGGGTACTAATGCAACCAATAACAACAAGTATTCGGCACCTCCcccacctccacctccagtGTACTACCAAAAGAACAACTTTATGTTATCGGTGCCATCCAACTACGACTACTATGGCAGTAATACTCCTGTTACGAATAGCTCGGTGTCAGGAGGAAGCTCCACAAGCAGCACCAGCAGTGCTGCCACTTCACAGGGTATTTCCGAACATGCTAAATTCGACTCTTCAAAC CTGCAATATTACCCACTTCCTCAAGGCTTTGGTGCCGATACCGGTGCCAAACGCTTGAAGATGTACGAAAACGACTTGCACCCACACCATGACGAACACTACGTATACAACACGTGA